The following coding sequences are from one bacterium window:
- the hprK gene encoding HPr(Ser) kinase/phosphatase — MINLLVEELYLEQKDRLSLELVAGREGLSRKIMVPDINRPGLALAGYFDYFAFERIQVLGRTELSFLQGLGKEHVKMLFRKLLEWDVCCFVITQGLEPPEELLLAVEGKNVPVFTSEMPTTKLIAELTIYLEDKLAPETSLHGTLVDVYGIGVLILGKSGIGKSECALDLVERGHRLVADDLVDIKRTAERILMGSGPELIRHHMEIRGLGIINIKNLFGIGAIRDRKRIELVTTIEEWDDKKEYDRLGLDELTYTIIGTDLPRIIIPVRPGRNLSIIIEVAAMNQRLKKSGHHTAKEFNKTLISWMQNDER; from the coding sequence ATGATTAACCTACTTGTTGAAGAACTCTATTTAGAGCAAAAAGACAGACTTTCTTTGGAGCTTGTCGCCGGCCGGGAAGGTCTTTCCCGTAAAATCATGGTACCGGACATCAACCGGCCCGGATTGGCCCTGGCCGGATATTTTGATTATTTTGCTTTTGAGCGTATTCAGGTTTTGGGACGGACGGAGCTTTCTTTTTTACAGGGACTGGGGAAAGAGCATGTGAAAATGCTTTTCCGGAAATTGTTGGAATGGGATGTTTGCTGTTTTGTCATCACCCAGGGGCTTGAACCACCTGAAGAATTGTTACTGGCGGTTGAGGGGAAAAATGTTCCGGTTTTTACATCGGAAATGCCTACCACAAAACTGATTGCCGAACTTACCATTTACCTGGAAGATAAATTGGCACCGGAAACGTCATTGCACGGTACGCTGGTGGATGTCTACGGCATAGGCGTTTTGATTTTAGGCAAAAGCGGTATTGGCAAGAGCGAGTGTGCGCTTGATTTGGTTGAGCGCGGACATCGTTTGGTGGCGGATGATCTGGTGGACATCAAGCGAACCGCTGAGAGAATTCTGATGGGATCCGGTCCGGAGCTGATCCGCCATCATATGGAAATTCGTGGTTTGGGCATTATTAATATTAAAAACTTATTTGGCATTGGGGCCATTCGCGACCGGAAACGTATTGAATTGGTCACCACCATCGAGGAATGGGATGATAAAAAGGAATACGACCGTTTGGGTCTTGATGAATTAACCTACACGATTATAGGCACTGATTTGCCGCGTATTATTATCCCGGTCCGTCCCGGACGCAACCTTTCAATTATCATCGAGGTCGCTGCAATGAACCAGCGGTTGAAAAAGAGCGGCCACCACACAGCGAAAGAATTCAACAAAACATTGATTTCATGGATGCAAAACGACGAGCGCTAA
- a CDS encoding PTS sugar transporter subunit IIA, producing MRIMDFLSEKNITVDLKAKNKKEVIEELVEVLVDGGNVSDKKKMVQILLEREELGSTGIGQGIAIPHGKSDTVKELTAAFGLSKTGIPFEALDGEPVYIFFLLVAPEGTAGAHLKALARISGLLKDKYIRRKLTASQSTGEVVKIIQEEEKATH from the coding sequence ATGCGTATTATGGATTTTTTGTCTGAAAAAAACATTACCGTCGATCTCAAGGCTAAGAACAAAAAAGAGGTCATTGAAGAGTTGGTCGAAGTTTTGGTCGACGGCGGCAATGTGAGCGACAAAAAGAAAATGGTTCAGATTTTGTTGGAACGTGAAGAATTGGGGTCAACCGGTATTGGCCAGGGAATCGCCATTCCTCACGGAAAATCCGATACGGTCAAGGAATTGACGGCTGCATTTGGATTATCGAAAACCGGCATCCCGTTTGAGGCGTTGGATGGTGAACCGGTTTATATTTTCTTTCTGTTGGTTGCGCCGGAAGGAACAGCCGGTGCCCACTTGAAAGCGCTCGCACGTATTTCAGGACTGCTCAAGGATAAATACATTCGTCGTAAACTGACGGCATCCCAAAGTACTGGAGAAGTTGTGAAGATTATTCAAGAGGAGGAGAAAGCCACTCACTAA
- the raiA gene encoding ribosome-associated translation inhibitor RaiA, whose protein sequence is MKLLITGRHIEITKAFNQYVRKRFKKWSTFLGANATVDVILSVEGYRHQVEVIVKDGPYAATGKQITKDMYQSVDLIAEKIGRQLMRQHEKLTDVKTSGTRYPLKRSSKKPVRKPEPGGEPVIEVDTVAGKPMTQEEAVMQLQAMRTTYLVFEDVETEQLAVLTKKKDGTFKLIVKE, encoded by the coding sequence ATGAAGCTGCTGATTACGGGACGACATATTGAAATAACCAAGGCCTTCAATCAATATGTCAGGAAGCGGTTTAAAAAATGGTCGACTTTTTTAGGTGCCAATGCGACGGTGGATGTCATCCTGTCGGTGGAAGGATACCGCCACCAGGTTGAGGTTATCGTCAAGGACGGACCCTATGCCGCCACCGGTAAGCAAATTACCAAAGATATGTATCAATCGGTCGACCTCATCGCGGAAAAAATTGGTCGACAACTCATGCGCCAGCATGAGAAATTAACGGATGTCAAAACATCAGGGACACGCTATCCGCTAAAGCGTTCTTCGAAAAAACCGGTACGCAAACCGGAGCCGGGCGGCGAACCCGTGATTGAAGTGGATACTGTGGCGGGCAAACCCATGACACAGGAAGAAGCTGTGATGCAGCTACAGGCCATGCGTACGACGTATCTGGTTTTTGAAGATGTCGAAACCGAACAGTTGGCGGTTTTGACGAAAAAGAAAGACGGCACATTTAAATTGATTGTAAAAGAATAA
- the rpoN gene encoding RNA polymerase factor sigma-54, with amino-acid sequence MGLELKPILRPELRHILTPMVQHALKVLQLPTLELANMVNQELSENPFLEEGVQDDAHELKPATEVQERSAAEGEMTREVDLNEDGNKQAEVEADRWSEYFWPNEDYAIPKYDRETYADYREPQIAKQSTLEEHLLWQFRQECSNDAEYRISELIIGNLDERGFFTMPLEEIAEEAGADTDTVADVLAIIQNLEPIGVGARDVKESLLIQLRYLPERNALAEKIVERHFEALERHQIDQIVRAEKVHRSQVVQAAKVISGLDPYPGRHQFSGQVEYVTPDVVIEKHDDQYIIIINDDSLPELKLNKTYRKLLQRGSDVSAETRQFLEEKLEKAKWFIRNIDQRRKTLYRVVETILEAQFDFFEKGIEHLKPLTLREIAEQVNMHESTISRVTSQKYIQTPRGFFELKYFFSSQIKTDDGTGVSSTSVKAALNELIAVEDSRRPFSDQRLTEMLKKKGFQIARRTVAKYREVMRILPASQRRRLE; translated from the coding sequence TTGGGACTAGAGCTTAAACCCATACTTCGACCAGAGCTAAGACATATTTTAACTCCCATGGTACAGCATGCGTTAAAGGTCCTGCAATTACCAACGCTTGAGTTGGCCAATATGGTAAATCAGGAGTTGTCGGAAAATCCTTTTTTAGAAGAGGGTGTTCAAGATGATGCCCATGAATTGAAACCAGCCACTGAGGTCCAGGAGCGGAGTGCGGCTGAAGGTGAGATGACCCGCGAAGTTGATCTCAATGAAGATGGGAACAAACAAGCTGAGGTGGAAGCAGACCGCTGGTCTGAATATTTTTGGCCCAATGAAGATTATGCGATACCCAAGTATGACCGGGAGACGTATGCGGATTATAGAGAACCGCAGATTGCAAAACAGTCTACCCTGGAAGAACATTTGCTTTGGCAATTTAGGCAGGAGTGTTCGAATGATGCGGAGTATCGTATTAGTGAATTGATTATAGGCAATTTGGATGAGCGTGGTTTTTTTACCATGCCGCTGGAAGAAATCGCGGAAGAGGCGGGCGCGGATACAGACACTGTTGCAGATGTTTTGGCAATCATCCAGAATCTTGAGCCAATCGGCGTGGGTGCCCGGGATGTTAAAGAAAGTCTTTTAATTCAATTGCGGTATCTTCCCGAACGTAATGCTTTGGCGGAAAAGATTGTTGAGCGCCATTTTGAGGCGTTGGAGCGGCACCAGATTGATCAGATTGTCCGGGCTGAGAAAGTTCACCGCAGCCAGGTTGTTCAGGCGGCCAAGGTTATTTCCGGACTTGATCCCTATCCCGGCCGGCATCAGTTTTCCGGTCAAGTTGAGTATGTAACACCGGATGTGGTGATTGAGAAGCATGATGATCAGTATATCATTATTATTAATGATGATTCATTGCCTGAGTTAAAGCTGAATAAAACGTACCGGAAGCTTTTGCAACGGGGGTCTGACGTTTCGGCGGAAACCAGGCAGTTTCTGGAAGAAAAACTGGAAAAAGCCAAATGGTTCATAAGAAATATTGACCAGCGGCGAAAAACCCTCTATCGTGTTGTCGAAACAATACTTGAGGCGCAATTTGATTTTTTTGAAAAAGGGATTGAACATTTAAAACCGTTGACGTTGCGTGAGATTGCGGAACAGGTTAATATGCATGAATCGACCATCTCGCGTGTCACCAGCCAAAAATATATTCAAACCCCGCGTGGTTTTTTTGAGCTGAAATATTTTTTCAGCAGTCAGATCAAGACCGATGACGGGACGGGTGTTTCTTCGACCAGTGTAAAGGCGGCATTAAATGAATTGATCGCCGTAGAGGATTCGCGGCGTCCGTTTTCCGACCAGCGGTTGACGGAGATGTTGAAAAAGAAAGGGTTTCAAATCGCCCGCCGGACGGTGGCGAAGTATCGGGAAGTTATGCGGATTCTCCCGGCCAGTCAGCGTCGACGACTGGAATAG
- a CDS encoding metallophosphatase family protein, whose protein sequence is MRVAVFSDVHGNLEALEAVLADISAYHADAIDCLGDVVGYGADPAACLEKIDKQCRVKILGNHEAAMLQPVQDMPMNHWAHQAARWTRHQLMADHLDIIRQWPMVKVGEDARLVHGSPRQPAFFHYIRDRIDVEVTFEAFHERICVFGHTHQIMVAEEVAKNTVRIHRVGQGSEFKTHSVRTLALNPKCRVLLNPGSVGQPRDNDPRARWMLLESKPFRVSIHAVPYNIEKAQEKIRAAGLPDFLFERIALGK, encoded by the coding sequence ATGCGGGTTGCGGTTTTTTCCGATGTGCACGGTAATCTGGAAGCGCTGGAGGCTGTGCTGGCGGATATTTCCGCATATCACGCGGATGCCATTGACTGTTTGGGGGATGTCGTGGGATATGGCGCCGACCCGGCAGCGTGTTTGGAAAAAATTGATAAACAATGTCGGGTCAAGATTTTGGGGAACCATGAAGCCGCCATGCTTCAGCCGGTCCAAGACATGCCGATGAATCATTGGGCCCACCAGGCGGCCCGGTGGACACGTCATCAACTCATGGCGGATCATCTGGATATTATTCGGCAATGGCCGATGGTAAAAGTCGGTGAAGATGCACGCTTGGTACATGGTTCACCCCGGCAACCCGCGTTTTTTCATTATATCCGCGACCGGATTGATGTTGAGGTTACCTTCGAAGCTTTTCACGAAAGAATATGCGTTTTTGGACACACCCACCAAATCATGGTGGCGGAAGAGGTGGCAAAGAATACAGTGCGTATACATCGCGTTGGGCAAGGATCTGAATTTAAAACACACTCGGTTAGGACGCTTGCGTTGAACCCGAAGTGCCGTGTATTACTCAACCCCGGAAGCGTGGGACAACCCCGGGATAATGACCCGCGTGCGCGATGGATGCTCCTGGAAAGTAAGCCGTTTCGGGTCAGCATCCATGCAGTGCCTTATAATATAGAAAAAGCTCAAGAAAAAATCCGCGCAGCCGGTCTGCCGGATTTTCTTTTTGAGAGAATAGCCTTGGGAAAATAG